A portion of the Microbacterium sufflavum genome contains these proteins:
- a CDS encoding pseudouridine synthase translates to MNAAHDDATAPEGVRLQKVLAAAGVASRRVVEQYIVEGRIRVNGQTVTELGRRIDPERDLVDVDGTAVQLDVTKRYVMLNKPTGVVSSMRDESGRPDLRRFTKDYEERLYNVGRLDAETSGLLLLTNDGELAHVLAHPSFGVTKVYIAKVDGTVTPQTISTLTKGIELEDGPIAADKARLLDTSRGSSLVELTLHSGRNRIVRRMMAAVGHPVTELVRRQFGPLHLGTLPAGKTRDLSKIELGALLTLARRESGVAAAPGEQETE, encoded by the coding sequence ATGAACGCTGCCCACGACGACGCCACCGCGCCCGAGGGCGTGCGGCTGCAGAAGGTCCTCGCGGCGGCGGGCGTCGCCTCGCGCCGTGTCGTCGAGCAGTACATCGTCGAGGGGCGCATCCGGGTGAACGGGCAGACCGTGACCGAGCTCGGCCGTCGGATCGACCCCGAGCGCGACCTGGTCGACGTGGACGGCACCGCGGTGCAGCTCGACGTCACCAAGCGCTACGTGATGCTGAACAAGCCCACCGGGGTGGTCAGCAGCATGCGTGACGAGAGCGGGCGGCCCGACCTGCGTCGCTTCACGAAGGACTACGAGGAACGGCTCTACAACGTGGGGCGCCTCGACGCCGAGACCAGCGGGCTGCTGCTGCTCACGAACGACGGCGAGCTCGCGCACGTGCTGGCGCATCCGTCGTTCGGTGTGACCAAGGTGTACATCGCCAAGGTGGACGGCACGGTGACCCCGCAGACGATCTCCACGCTCACGAAGGGCATCGAGCTGGAGGACGGCCCCATCGCGGCGGACAAGGCGCGGCTGCTGGACACGTCGCGCGGCTCGAGCCTGGTGGAGCTCACGCTGCATTCGGGGCGCAACCGCATCGTGCGTCGGATGATGGCCGCGGTCGGCCACCCCGTGACCGAGCTCGTGCGCCGGCAGTTCGGCCCGCTGCACCTGGGAACCCTCCCGGCGGGGAAGACGCGCGACCTGAGTAAAATCGAACTCGGTGCGCTGTTGACCCTCGCGCGCCGTGAATCCGGTGTCGCCGCGGCGCCAGGCGAGCAGGAGACCGAATGA
- the scpB gene encoding SMC-Scp complex subunit ScpB gives MTDDVTETETVPEVAPAPEVEPGGDDAATVVGSELPLSERVEAILFIVDEPIGLVALAAAVGAPVPAVRQTLEALGDDYDGRGRGPRRGFELREVGGGWRLYVREDLDPVVAEFVGGQAPARLSQAALETLAVIAYKQPVTRSQVASIRAVNVDSVVRTLLARGLITELFADSETGAINYGTTDALLQHLGINSLDELPPISPLLDDGADGFDEGTLR, from the coding sequence ATGACCGATGACGTGACCGAGACCGAGACCGTGCCGGAGGTCGCACCCGCGCCGGAGGTCGAGCCCGGGGGTGACGACGCCGCGACGGTCGTGGGCTCCGAGCTGCCGTTGAGCGAGCGCGTCGAGGCGATCCTCTTCATCGTGGACGAGCCGATCGGCCTGGTCGCCCTCGCGGCCGCGGTCGGCGCGCCGGTGCCGGCCGTGCGGCAGACGCTCGAGGCGCTCGGGGACGACTACGACGGACGGGGCCGAGGACCGCGGCGCGGCTTCGAGCTGCGCGAGGTCGGTGGCGGGTGGCGGCTGTACGTGCGCGAAGACCTCGACCCCGTGGTGGCGGAGTTCGTGGGCGGGCAGGCGCCCGCGCGGCTGTCGCAGGCCGCCCTGGAGACGCTCGCGGTGATCGCCTATAAGCAGCCCGTCACCCGCAGCCAGGTCGCGTCGATCCGCGCCGTGAACGTGGACTCGGTCGTGCGCACGCTGCTCGCCCGCGGTCTCATCACCGAGCTCTTTGCGGACTCCGAGACCGGGGCGATCAACTACGGCACCACCGACGCGCTGCTGCAGCACCTCGGCATCAACTCGCTGGACGAGCTGCCGCCGATCTCGCCGTTGCTGGACGACGGCGCCGACGGATTCGACGAAGGGACCCTCCGATGA
- a CDS encoding ParA family protein: protein MGPTGRPYRGFPIPAPLKSHGPARIIALCNQKGGVGKTTTSINLAASLAEYGRKVLAVDFDPQGALSAGLGIQTHDVPTVYDLLLDTKRDAHEAIVHSNVEGLDVLPANIDLSAAEVHLVNEVARETILARVLRQVAGEYDVILIDCQPSLGLLTVNALTAAHGVIIPLECEFFALRGVALLIETIDKVRDRLNPSITMDGLLATMYDPRTLHSREVLERVVEAFGDDVLETVIGRTVKFPDASVSGVPITEFAPEHAAAQAYLRLARELVARGAVA, encoded by the coding sequence ATGGGACCCACCGGCCGCCCCTACCGCGGCTTCCCGATCCCGGCGCCGCTGAAGTCGCACGGTCCCGCGCGCATCATCGCCCTCTGCAACCAGAAGGGCGGCGTCGGCAAGACGACCACCTCGATCAACCTCGCCGCGTCCCTCGCGGAGTACGGCCGCAAGGTGCTCGCCGTCGACTTCGACCCGCAGGGTGCGCTGTCCGCGGGCCTGGGCATCCAGACCCACGACGTCCCCACCGTGTACGACCTGCTGCTGGACACGAAGCGTGACGCGCACGAGGCGATCGTCCACTCCAACGTCGAGGGCCTCGACGTGCTGCCCGCGAACATCGACCTGTCGGCCGCCGAGGTGCACCTGGTCAACGAGGTGGCCCGCGAGACCATCCTTGCGCGGGTGCTCCGCCAGGTCGCGGGCGAGTACGACGTCATCCTGATCGACTGCCAGCCCTCGCTCGGCCTGCTCACGGTCAACGCCCTCACCGCCGCGCACGGCGTGATCATCCCGCTCGAGTGCGAGTTCTTCGCCCTGCGCGGGGTGGCGCTGCTGATCGAGACCATCGACAAGGTGCGCGACCGCCTGAACCCGTCGATCACGATGGACGGGCTGCTGGCGACCATGTACGACCCGCGCACGCTGCACTCGCGCGAGGTGCTGGAGCGCGTGGTGGAGGCCTTCGGCGACGACGTGCTGGAGACCGTGATCGGCCGCACCGTGAAGTTCCCCGACGCTTCGGTCTCCGGCGTGCCCATCACCGAGTTCGCGCCGGAGCACGCCGCCGCGCAGGCGTATCTGCGGCTGGCGCGGGAGCTGGTCGCCCGTGGCGCCGTCGCCTGA
- the recN gene encoding DNA repair protein RecN, protein MIEEMRLRGLGVIADAVLPLGPGFTAITGETGAGKTMVVTGLGLLLGQRADSGAVRAGAGQASVAGVWVVPETGDVADIVADAGGELEPVGGGSAELYVSRTLNAEGRSRASVGGRAAPAGVLSALADELVVVHGQSEQLRLRSAAAQRDALDRFGGDAIARALEHYGTAFERWRGLDAEIAEITGNRDRRAEEAARLREDLALIEATAPEAGEDAELAARAERLANAEELRLAASLAHGALSNEEGEPDASALVAEARRALERVSDATLAEVAETLADIGYRIADAAGQLSGFLADLDESGPHELAAVEERRAALGVLIRAHGSLDDAIRLWQTGSTRLAELDDDGERLQRLTAEREEARTALDAAADALTAVRTEAAVRLGDAVTAELHALAMPDARLEVSVTPGAESTHGRDDVAILLAPHPGAEPRSVAKGASGGELSRVMLAIEVVIAATDPVPTFVFDEVDAGIGGAAAIEVGRRLARLAEKSQVIAVTHLAQVAAFANNHLTVVKSNDGAVTASSVRRLEGEEREAEMARLLSGLADSDAALTHARELLSLGV, encoded by the coding sequence GTGATCGAGGAGATGCGCCTGCGGGGCCTCGGTGTGATCGCCGACGCCGTGCTCCCGCTCGGACCGGGGTTCACCGCCATCACCGGCGAGACCGGTGCGGGCAAGACGATGGTCGTCACGGGGCTCGGGCTGCTGCTCGGACAGCGCGCCGACTCGGGCGCCGTGCGCGCCGGAGCCGGCCAGGCCTCGGTGGCGGGAGTCTGGGTCGTGCCCGAGACCGGGGACGTGGCAGACATCGTCGCCGACGCCGGGGGCGAACTCGAACCGGTCGGTGGCGGCAGCGCCGAACTGTACGTGTCGCGCACCCTCAACGCCGAGGGCCGAAGCAGGGCGAGCGTGGGGGGTCGCGCCGCTCCGGCCGGCGTGCTGTCCGCCCTCGCCGACGAGCTGGTGGTCGTGCACGGCCAGTCCGAGCAGTTGCGGCTGCGGTCCGCCGCTGCGCAGCGCGACGCCCTCGACCGCTTCGGCGGTGACGCGATCGCCCGGGCGCTGGAGCACTACGGCACGGCCTTCGAGCGCTGGCGCGGCCTCGACGCGGAGATCGCCGAGATCACGGGCAACCGCGACCGCCGGGCGGAGGAGGCCGCGCGACTGCGGGAAGATCTCGCGCTGATCGAGGCGACCGCACCAGAGGCGGGTGAAGACGCCGAACTCGCGGCCCGCGCCGAACGGCTCGCGAACGCCGAGGAGCTGCGACTGGCCGCCTCGCTCGCGCACGGGGCGCTCTCGAACGAGGAGGGCGAGCCGGATGCGTCGGCACTGGTCGCGGAGGCGCGGCGGGCGCTCGAACGGGTCTCGGATGCGACGCTCGCGGAGGTCGCCGAGACGCTCGCCGACATCGGCTACCGTATCGCCGACGCCGCCGGGCAGCTGTCCGGCTTCCTCGCCGACCTCGACGAGTCGGGCCCGCACGAACTCGCCGCGGTCGAGGAGCGGCGGGCGGCGCTGGGCGTGCTGATCCGTGCGCACGGGTCCCTCGACGACGCCATCCGACTGTGGCAGACGGGCTCGACGCGCCTCGCGGAGCTCGACGACGACGGCGAGCGATTGCAGCGTCTCACCGCCGAGCGGGAGGAGGCGCGTACCGCGCTCGACGCCGCGGCGGACGCCCTGACCGCCGTCCGCACGGAGGCCGCCGTCCGCCTGGGCGACGCCGTCACCGCGGAGCTCCACGCGCTCGCGATGCCCGATGCCCGCCTGGAGGTCTCGGTCACCCCCGGCGCCGAGAGCACGCACGGGCGCGACGACGTGGCGATCCTGCTGGCCCCGCACCCCGGAGCCGAACCGCGGTCGGTGGCCAAGGGCGCCTCGGGCGGCGAGCTGTCGCGTGTGATGCTCGCGATCGAGGTCGTCATCGCGGCGACCGACCCGGTGCCCACGTTCGTGTTCGACGAGGTCGACGCCGGCATCGGCGGGGCCGCGGCCATCGAGGTCGGCCGGCGACTCGCCCGGCTGGCGGAGAAGTCGCAGGTGATCGCGGTGACGCATCTGGCGCAGGTCGCCGCGTTCGCGAACAACCACCTCACGGTCGTCAAGTCCAACGACGGGGCCGTCACCGCCTCGAGCGTGCGGCGTCTGGAGGGGGAGGAGCGGGAGGCCGAGATGGCGCGGCTGCTGTCCGGCCTCGCCGATTCCGACGCCGCGCTCACCCATGCCCGCGAACTTCTCAGCCTCGGCGTCTGA
- a CDS encoding NAD kinase, whose product MNERWILVVAHAGRVETVEAARRVTDALRGAGARPVLAPDDHDALSAVDPFFADVDVLGVSADPTALELAIVLGGDGTILRAAELVRDSGAPVLGINMGHVGFLAEIDPDDMDDAVRRVIARDYDVEERLALSVRVKDAAGDVVYETWALNEATVEKASRERMIEVVLEIDGRPLSSFGCDGMVVSTPTGSTAYNFSAGGPVIWPTVEAIAVVPLSAHALFAKPLVVSPDAAVAIEMLERTDGSGILWCDGRRSHELPPGARVVVRRSSRPVRLARLHPTAFTNRLVRKFQLPVEGWRGQDRRNQP is encoded by the coding sequence ATGAACGAGCGCTGGATCCTGGTGGTCGCGCACGCCGGCCGCGTCGAGACGGTGGAAGCGGCCCGTCGCGTGACCGATGCCCTGCGGGGAGCGGGTGCCCGCCCGGTCCTCGCGCCCGACGACCACGATGCGCTCTCCGCCGTCGACCCGTTCTTCGCCGACGTCGACGTCCTGGGCGTCTCCGCCGACCCGACCGCGCTCGAGCTGGCCATCGTCCTCGGCGGTGACGGCACGATCCTGCGCGCCGCGGAGCTCGTGCGCGACAGCGGTGCCCCCGTGCTCGGCATCAACATGGGCCACGTCGGCTTCCTCGCCGAGATCGACCCCGACGACATGGACGACGCGGTGCGCCGTGTCATCGCCCGCGACTACGACGTGGAGGAGCGCCTGGCGCTCTCGGTGCGGGTGAAGGACGCCGCCGGCGACGTCGTCTACGAGACCTGGGCCCTGAACGAGGCGACAGTCGAGAAGGCCAGCAGGGAGCGGATGATCGAGGTCGTGCTGGAGATCGACGGCCGCCCGCTGTCGAGCTTCGGCTGCGACGGCATGGTCGTGTCCACCCCGACGGGATCCACCGCCTACAACTTCTCCGCCGGCGGGCCCGTGATCTGGCCGACCGTGGAGGCCATCGCCGTGGTGCCGCTCTCCGCCCACGCGCTGTTCGCGAAGCCGCTCGTGGTGAGCCCCGACGCGGCGGTCGCGATCGAGATGCTCGAGCGCACGGACGGCTCCGGCATCCTCTGGTGCGACGGCCGACGCTCGCACGAGCTCCCGCCCGGAGCGCGTGTGGTGGTGCGACGGTCCTCGCGGCCGGTGCGCCTCGCGCGCCTGCACCCGACCGCGTTCACGAACCGGCTGGTGCGCAAGTTCCAGCTGCCGGTCGAAGGGTGGCGCGGACAGGACCGGAGGAACCAGCCGTGA
- the xerD gene encoding site-specific tyrosine recombinase XerD → MLLDRALDAYLRHVTIERGLSAHTIAAYRRDLDGYRGWLAAEGITDTTEVTPAVIDRFIAERASAEPAPAATSLARLQSSVRGWHRFLAREGIEADDPSGRLRPPKAPRRLPKALTIEQVERLLAAPSPEEPLGIRDRALLELLYATGARVSEAVGLDVDDLAHGEVLRLRGKGSKERIVPVGSYARNAVDAYLTRVRPGLAAKGRASARLFLGARGAPLSRQSAWLVIRAAAERAQITAEVSPHTLRHSFATHLLQGGADVRVVQELLGHSSVATTQIYTHVSVDALRDVYATSHPRAR, encoded by the coding sequence ATGCTGCTCGATCGCGCCCTCGACGCGTATCTGCGTCACGTCACGATCGAGCGCGGACTGAGCGCGCACACGATCGCGGCGTACCGGCGCGACCTCGACGGCTACCGGGGGTGGCTCGCCGCCGAGGGTATCACCGACACGACCGAGGTGACCCCCGCGGTGATCGACCGCTTCATCGCCGAGCGTGCGTCTGCCGAGCCCGCCCCCGCGGCCACGAGCCTTGCCCGGTTGCAGTCGTCCGTGCGCGGGTGGCACCGCTTCCTGGCGCGCGAGGGGATCGAGGCCGACGACCCCAGCGGCCGGCTGCGTCCGCCCAAGGCTCCGCGGAGGCTGCCGAAGGCGCTGACGATCGAGCAGGTCGAGCGCCTGCTCGCGGCGCCGTCGCCGGAGGAGCCGCTCGGCATCCGCGACCGCGCGCTGCTGGAGCTGCTGTACGCCACGGGCGCCCGCGTGTCGGAGGCGGTCGGGCTCGACGTCGACGACCTCGCGCACGGGGAGGTGCTGCGGCTGCGCGGCAAGGGGTCGAAGGAGCGCATCGTGCCGGTGGGCTCGTACGCGCGTAACGCGGTCGACGCGTACCTGACGCGGGTGCGTCCCGGGCTCGCCGCGAAGGGCAGAGCCTCGGCGCGCCTGTTCCTCGGCGCCCGCGGTGCGCCGCTGTCCCGGCAGAGCGCGTGGCTGGTGATCCGGGCGGCGGCGGAGCGGGCGCAGATCACGGCCGAGGTGTCGCCGCACACCCTGCGGCACTCGTTCGCGACGCATCTGCTGCAGGGCGGCGCGGACGTGCGCGTCGTGCAGGAGCTGCTCGGGCACTCGTCGGTCGCCACGACCCAGATCTACACGCACGTGTCGGTCGACGCGCTGCGCGACGTGTACGCCACGTCGCACCCGCGGGCCCGCTGA
- a CDS encoding TlyA family RNA methyltransferase → MTRLDAALASRGLARSRSHAATLIAEGLVSVDGRPVVKASTPVQDDSELTVAGADHYVGRAAHKLVAALDGFGVAVADRLALDMGASTGGFTQVLRERGARRVLAVDVGHGQLAPVIAADDGVVSVEGFNVRHMTPQSLADATGEPAPPDLIVGDLSFISLELVLPAIAAVAAPGADVLLLVKPQFEVGRTAVRGGLVTDPATRADAVARVVWSAWDAGFGMLGILPSPILGTHGNAEYLVHLAPGRGSNPTEWMDTINRLAGGR, encoded by the coding sequence ATGACGCGACTCGACGCCGCCCTCGCCTCGCGGGGACTCGCCCGGTCGCGCAGCCATGCCGCCACCCTCATCGCGGAGGGCCTCGTGAGCGTCGACGGTCGCCCCGTCGTCAAGGCGTCCACGCCGGTCCAGGACGACAGTGAGCTCACCGTGGCCGGCGCCGACCACTACGTCGGGCGCGCCGCGCACAAGCTCGTCGCCGCCCTCGACGGCTTCGGCGTCGCGGTCGCCGACCGGCTCGCGCTCGACATGGGCGCCTCGACCGGCGGATTCACCCAGGTGCTGCGCGAGCGCGGTGCGCGGCGGGTGCTCGCGGTCGACGTCGGACACGGACAGCTGGCTCCCGTCATCGCCGCGGACGACGGGGTCGTGTCGGTCGAGGGCTTCAACGTGCGGCACATGACACCGCAGAGCCTCGCGGACGCGACGGGCGAGCCCGCGCCGCCCGACCTGATCGTCGGCGACCTGTCGTTCATCTCACTCGAACTCGTCCTCCCGGCGATCGCCGCCGTCGCCGCGCCGGGCGCCGACGTGCTGCTGCTCGTGAAGCCGCAGTTCGAGGTCGGGCGCACCGCGGTGCGCGGGGGACTGGTCACCGATCCGGCCACCCGCGCCGACGCCGTGGCCCGCGTCGTCTGGAGCGCGTGGGACGCGGGGTTCGGGATGCTCGGCATCCTTCCCTCCCCGATCCTCGGCACGCACGGAAACGCGGAGTATCTCGTGCACCTCGCGCCGGGACGCGGCAGCAATCCGACAGAATGGATGGACACCATCAACCGGCTGGCAGGGGGACGATGA
- a CDS encoding CTP synthase — MNSSSAGPKNDTTKHIFVTGGVVSSLGKGLTAASLGNLLTARGLRVVMQKLDPYLNVDPGTMNPFQHGEVFVTDDGAETDLDIGHYERFLDINLSQAANVTTGQIYSQVIARERRGEYLGDTVQVIPHITDEIKRRMRLQATEDPRPDVIITEVGGTVGDIESQPFLEAARQLRHELGRDNVFFVHVSLVPFMGASGEQKTKPTQHSVAALRQVGIQPDALVLRSDRPVSASNRNKIALMCDVDVEGVINTVDLPSIYDIPSTLNEQELDSYIVRRLGLDQKADDVDWTRWNKVLHAVHNPKHEVTIGLVGKYIDLPDAYLSVTEALKAGGFAQETKVHIRWIPSDLCETPEGAQEQLAELDGICVPGGFGIRGIEGKLGALKFAREQGIPTLGLCLGLQCMVIEFARDVAGIEGASSSEFDPETKEPVIATMAEQVEILDGGDLGGTMRLGLYQAALAEGSLARELYGTPEASERHRHRYEVNNAYRDRLSEAGLVFSGLNPELDLVEYVELPRDVHPYYIATQAHPELRSRPTDPHPLFRGLVGAAIERHRASELFDVSADE; from the coding sequence ATGAACTCTTCTTCTGCGGGGCCCAAGAACGACACGACCAAGCACATCTTCGTGACTGGTGGTGTCGTTTCGTCTTTGGGCAAGGGCCTCACCGCGGCCAGCCTGGGCAACCTGCTCACCGCCCGCGGACTCCGCGTGGTCATGCAGAAGCTCGACCCGTATCTGAACGTGGATCCGGGCACCATGAACCCGTTCCAGCACGGCGAGGTGTTCGTCACCGACGACGGCGCGGAGACCGATCTCGACATCGGTCACTACGAGCGCTTCCTCGACATCAACCTGTCGCAGGCGGCCAACGTGACCACCGGCCAGATCTACTCGCAGGTCATCGCCCGGGAGCGCCGCGGCGAGTACCTCGGGGACACCGTGCAGGTCATCCCGCACATCACCGACGAGATCAAGCGCCGCATGCGCCTGCAGGCGACCGAGGACCCGCGCCCCGACGTCATCATCACCGAGGTCGGCGGCACGGTGGGCGACATCGAGTCGCAGCCGTTCCTGGAGGCCGCGCGTCAGCTGCGTCATGAGCTCGGCCGCGACAACGTGTTCTTCGTGCACGTGTCGCTCGTGCCGTTCATGGGCGCCTCCGGTGAGCAGAAGACCAAGCCGACGCAGCACTCCGTCGCAGCTCTCCGTCAGGTGGGCATCCAGCCCGACGCGCTGGTGCTGCGCAGCGACCGTCCCGTGAGCGCGAGCAACCGCAACAAGATCGCCCTGATGTGCGACGTGGACGTCGAGGGCGTCATCAACACGGTCGACCTCCCGAGCATCTACGACATCCCCTCCACGCTGAACGAGCAGGAGCTCGACTCGTACATCGTGCGGCGCCTCGGTCTGGACCAGAAGGCGGACGACGTCGACTGGACGCGGTGGAACAAGGTGCTGCACGCGGTGCACAACCCGAAGCACGAGGTCACGATCGGCCTCGTCGGCAAGTACATCGACCTCCCCGACGCGTACCTCTCGGTGACGGAGGCCCTCAAGGCCGGCGGTTTCGCGCAGGAGACCAAAGTGCACATCCGCTGGATCCCCTCCGACCTGTGCGAGACCCCGGAGGGCGCCCAGGAGCAGCTCGCCGAGCTCGACGGCATCTGCGTGCCGGGCGGCTTCGGCATCCGCGGCATCGAGGGCAAGCTCGGCGCGCTGAAGTTCGCGCGCGAGCAGGGCATCCCCACGCTCGGACTGTGCCTCGGCCTGCAGTGCATGGTGATCGAGTTCGCCCGCGATGTGGCCGGCATCGAGGGCGCATCGTCGAGCGAGTTCGACCCGGAGACGAAGGAGCCCGTGATCGCGACCATGGCCGAGCAGGTCGAGATCCTCGACGGCGGCGACCTGGGCGGCACCATGCGCCTGGGGCTCTACCAGGCCGCCCTCGCGGAGGGCTCGCTGGCGCGGGAGCTGTACGGCACCCCGGAGGCGTCGGAGCGGCACCGCCACCGCTACGAGGTCAACAACGCGTACCGCGACCGGCTGTCCGAGGCCGGGCTGGTGTTCTCCGGCCTGAACCCCGAGCTGGACCTGGTCGAGTACGTGGAGCTGCCGCGCGACGTGCACCCGTACTACATCGCCACGCAGGCCCACCCCGAGCTGCGGTCGCGCCCGACCGACCCGCACCCGCTGTTCCGCGGACTGGTGGGTGCGGCGATCGAGCGGCACCGCGCGAGCGAGCTGTTCGACGTCAGCGCCGATGAGTGA
- a CDS encoding segregation and condensation protein A translates to MAPSPEHAETDPTAEAVAPAEGDTGFRVSLSNFDGPFDLLLNLISKHEMDITEVSLSAVTNEFIAYLAELEDEEELDQASEFLVVAATLLDMKVAGLLPQGELVDAEAVALLEARDLLFARLLQYRAFKEVSAWFARCLQREDRRHVRAVPLEEKHRRKTPELVWSLSADDFAALALLAFAPKEMPHVGLDHLHAPLVSIREQAAIVVTLLRGTESISFRELVAGVTEPGIVVARFISVLELYRHAALSFEQLEPLGELTLRWAADTWSDETLATLGADYDR, encoded by the coding sequence GTGGCGCCGTCGCCTGAGCACGCCGAGACCGATCCGACCGCCGAGGCCGTCGCCCCCGCGGAGGGCGACACGGGCTTCCGCGTCTCGCTGTCGAACTTCGACGGACCGTTCGACCTGCTGCTGAATCTCATCTCGAAGCACGAGATGGACATCACCGAGGTGTCGCTGAGCGCGGTCACGAACGAGTTCATCGCCTACCTCGCCGAGCTGGAGGACGAGGAGGAGCTCGACCAGGCGTCGGAGTTCCTCGTGGTGGCCGCGACGCTGCTCGACATGAAGGTCGCCGGCCTCCTGCCGCAGGGCGAGCTCGTCGACGCCGAGGCCGTGGCGCTGCTGGAGGCGCGCGACCTGCTGTTCGCGCGCCTGCTGCAGTACCGGGCGTTCAAGGAGGTGTCGGCGTGGTTCGCGCGGTGCCTGCAGCGGGAGGACCGCCGTCACGTGCGGGCGGTGCCGCTGGAGGAGAAGCACCGCCGCAAGACACCGGAGCTGGTGTGGTCGCTGAGCGCGGACGACTTCGCGGCGCTGGCACTGCTGGCTTTCGCGCCCAAGGAGATGCCGCACGTCGGGCTCGATCACCTGCACGCACCGCTGGTGAGCATCCGCGAGCAGGCGGCGATCGTCGTGACGCTGCTGCGCGGCACCGAGTCGATCAGCTTCCGCGAGCTGGTCGCCGGGGTCACCGAGCCGGGAATCGTGGTGGCGCGCTTCATCTCCGTCCTGGAGCTGTACCGCCACGCGGCGCTCTCCTTCGAACAACTGGAACCGCTCGGCGAGCTGACGCTCCGCTGGGCCGCCGACACCTGGTCGGACGAGACACTCGCGACCCTGGGGGCCGACTATGACCGATGA
- a CDS encoding NUDIX domain-containing protein, protein MSDIGALPDGGPLRDEPLDPVVLSSELVYEGRVWDVRSDRVRYGDGEIVRQYVAHPGAVAIVALDDGGRVLLIQQYRHPIRHRDWELPAGLLDVPGEDPAAAAQRELAEEADLVAAHWEPLVSSWTTPGGNDELIQLFLATGITAADAAHSREDEEADIRLAWVPLDDAVAAVLDGRTRNGILAIGVLAAAQRLRDRG, encoded by the coding sequence ATGAGTGACATCGGCGCCCTGCCCGACGGCGGTCCGCTGCGCGACGAGCCGCTCGACCCCGTGGTCTTGTCCTCCGAGCTCGTGTATGAGGGGCGGGTGTGGGACGTGCGCTCCGACCGTGTGCGTTACGGCGACGGTGAGATCGTGCGCCAGTACGTCGCCCATCCCGGCGCGGTGGCGATCGTCGCGCTGGACGACGGGGGCCGGGTGCTGCTGATCCAGCAGTACCGGCACCCGATCCGGCACCGCGATTGGGAGCTGCCCGCCGGTCTGCTCGACGTGCCAGGGGAGGACCCTGCCGCGGCCGCGCAGCGCGAGCTCGCGGAGGAGGCCGACCTGGTCGCGGCGCACTGGGAGCCCCTGGTGTCGTCGTGGACCACGCCGGGCGGGAACGACGAGCTGATCCAGCTGTTCCTCGCCACGGGCATCACGGCCGCCGACGCCGCACACTCCCGGGAGGACGAGGAGGCCGACATCCGGCTCGCCTGGGTGCCCCTCGACGACGCGGTGGCCGCGGTGCTCGACGGTCGCACGCGCAACGGCATCCTCGCGATCGGTGTGCTCGCGGCCGCGCAGAGGCTCCGCGACCGGGGCTGA
- a CDS encoding HAD-IIA family hydrolase — MALFTRRRQTPRTPLDGVDTILADLDGVVYAGPGALPHAVESLNAAAATARLGYITNNAARTDASVAAHLTSLGLTVAPDDVVTSPQAAMRLLSGIVPPPATILVVGGDGLVDEVQKAGYTVTRSADADPQAVVQGFAPEVAWTDLAEAAFALKVPEEEGGIPWIATNTDWTIPRERGVAPGNGTLVSAVHTAVGRLATVAGKPETPIFQEALDRFGASTALFIGDRLDTDIMGASRAGIDSALVLTGIDRPKHVLAAPEGSRPTYILGDLRGLHEPYPVPTVTDGVYDVGGAAVRVHGADVEIVAESGNQLDLLRAGAAAIWASGTPVFVLRVPERLYDDPFHRP, encoded by the coding sequence ATGGCGCTCTTCACGCGCAGGCGTCAGACGCCCCGCACTCCGCTGGACGGCGTCGACACGATCCTCGCCGACCTCGACGGAGTCGTGTATGCCGGGCCCGGGGCCCTGCCGCACGCCGTGGAGAGCCTCAACGCCGCAGCCGCCACGGCGCGTCTGGGGTACATCACCAACAACGCGGCGCGGACCGACGCATCCGTCGCGGCGCACCTCACGAGCCTGGGCCTCACGGTCGCGCCGGACGACGTGGTCACGAGCCCGCAGGCGGCCATGCGACTGCTCTCGGGGATCGTTCCCCCTCCCGCGACGATCCTCGTCGTCGGAGGCGACGGTCTCGTCGATGAGGTGCAGAAGGCCGGGTACACGGTGACCCGCAGCGCTGACGCCGACCCACAGGCGGTCGTGCAGGGCTTCGCCCCCGAGGTCGCGTGGACCGACCTCGCCGAAGCGGCCTTCGCGCTCAAGGTCCCCGAGGAGGAGGGCGGCATCCCCTGGATCGCCACCAACACCGACTGGACGATCCCGCGCGAACGCGGCGTCGCCCCCGGCAACGGCACCCTCGTGTCCGCGGTGCACACCGCCGTCGGGCGGCTGGCCACGGTGGCAGGAAAGCCGGAGACCCCCATCTTCCAGGAGGCCCTGGACCGCTTCGGCGCGTCCACGGCGCTGTTCATCGGCGACCGCCTCGACACCGACATCATGGGAGCGAGCCGAGCCGGCATCGACTCCGCCCTCGTGCTGACCGGGATCGACCGCCCCAAGCACGTGCTCGCGGCGCCCGAGGGGTCGCGCCCGACCTACATCCTCGGCGACCTCCGCGGGCTGCACGAGCCGTACCCGGTCCCGACGGTGACGGACGGCGTGTACGACGTCGGCGGCGCGGCGGTGCGGGTGCACGGCGCGGACGTGGAGATCGTCGCGGAGTCCGGGAACCAGCTCGACCTGCTGCGGGCCGGAGCTGCCGCGATCTGGGCCTCGGGCACTCCGGTGTTCGTGCTGCGCGTGCCCGAGCGGCTGTACGACGACCCGTTCCACCGCCCCTGA